A window of Rosa rugosa chromosome 7, drRosRugo1.1, whole genome shotgun sequence genomic DNA:
TAGAGGTTCACACCATTCACGATGAATTATTTCTAATATCTCTTTGCCCAGAAAACAAATCACTCATTTTCAACAATTTCAGACCAATTACTCTAAAGTCCTATTATAATCAGATGTAGAAGTCGTCCTGTGATCGAATTGGTTTACTAGACATGAATTTATCAACTCCTAATTTATATACATTTAACTTTCGAAAGAACAATTCAACAAAGTAAAGATTGAAGCAATCTCAGCTGCAAGTATCAAAGCTAAGAAATAGAACAAATTTGAAGATAACAGAACCAAACAACTATAGTCTGACTATGTTTATTAGTTGAGAGAAACTTACAGGTAGCAGATTGAATCACTCCTAGCACAATCCAAGCAAAACGCATGTTCACAAGGGCTCTGCAACAACACAACAAGCCACTCAATCCAAACAAATTCCAACACATTCAAATTAAAGACTTCAAATTTCTGGCATTGAATTTCGGAAACCAAAGATATGATGGCGCAGTTTGACATACCAGTCGTCCATAGATAGCAATCGGGAAATCGCAGCGAACACAAAAGTGGACACGTTCACCGAGCTGCCGACGGGACCGGCGACCGATAGTCTTGACAAGCGAAGTGGCGGTGGCCGACCCAATGCCCTTGGCCACCGGAAGGTCGGCGAGGACGAGGTGGTCAGGGCAAGCGACggtgacggtctccgccggcAAGTGTTTTGCTCCAGGAGAGCCCTCGGTGGGTGTAACGCTCTTAAGTCGGATCTGAAGCATCATAAAGAGAATGAATTGGATACTGCAAGTCACAAATTCCAAAATTGTTTTGGCGAATTGAAAATCTAATACTGCAATCGCAAGAATCAGAGTGTGGGTATTGAACCCTAAACAAGAAAAATTGGGGAATTGTGAGATTGGGAGGAAATcgaacaaagaagaagaagggtttggAGGAGCGAATGAATTGATGAACAGAAGAGTAGATTTTGGGGGTGGGTTCAGAGTTCAGACTTTGAGAGAGTGAGACGGTGGGTTTCGCGGGTTCGAAGACAAAAGGGCAGCAGCAATGGGTTATTTAGTGGGGCGGGTTCTGCTATTGGGCTTCTGAACAGAAACTTTACTTGGGATAtaggatcctctcctaagctcTATTTGTACTGACTTACCTGAGTTTTCAATGATAAATCATTAAATCTAACGGCTAGAAATTCTTAAAACAGGCACTTTCTATATAAAGGCAAAGTCGTCGATTCTCATTGATTTCTGTATTTGACATTaaggctgtcaattccgacacgacccgataacacttGATGTCAAGTGTGGTCGCCGAGAGGCAAAATGATATATGGTAAAATAGGTCATTAGGTCGTCGATAAAGGCACACATTTTCAagtaaaacaaaaccaaaaccttaCTCACCCCACTTggaatttcaattttctttcttctaattGTGAATTCAATTCTTTCGGCGTAGGAATTCTTCTCAAGATAGATTGCTTCcccttttattattatttaaagcATATGCATGAGCATTCATGTTATACCGTCGTTTTCGGTAACTGATGAATCATCTACCAGAAAATATACTCTTGGATTTTGTCTGCAAGCCATCATTCATTGGTGACGACAAAGATATAGAATTTGGCTTTGCAAACAAAGCAATTAAAGCCTTGATAGACAAAATTAATAATCACAACCGATCAATATGATGACTACAAAAGATCTGTAATCCAGAAAATGAATGCTAATTATTTCTTAACTTTTGAGTTTCCAATAAGCAGTTTTCCTTCAGAGGATTCTTCTCCTCAGCTAGCTAAAATATGGGAGAAAAAGGTTTGTCGAGGTCCTTATTATTCTCTAAAACAACTATTGTTTGCTCTAGATGCTACCCCTGCAAACTAAATCCATTCTCTTGGCTTCACTTCTCATTTTGACTCTATACTTTTCACGAACTTCTTCGCCTGCCAGAACAATAAGAGATGAGAAAAGCAGTTCAAGTTACTTTGAGAGACGAGAAAGCAATCTACAAAAGGAAAACTTTCCAGGTttatatgagaaaaaaaaaaaaaacacacgcACACAGCTTCATAGATAAGTTTCAATAAAGATTTCATCAGAAGTGGCTAATTATTTATAGAGATTTTCTGATTCCATCACATTATACAATTTCTAAGCTGCAATTCAGACTGCTACTGATGTGAAATTAGAAAACAAGTGCACAGACCAGAAAACACAAAAGGCTAAAGAGATATAGAAAGGGAAGGTTTTGAGACATGTACCTGCTCAAAGGTTAGAAACATGATCACATTCCAAGATCCTAGCCTTCCAAAATTTGGGATGAAGCCCTTATAAAAGGCCAAAGGTCCctgcaaaacaacaaatctGTAAATTAACAAAGAGGTATATTGCATCCAAATCAAAGTTAGAAGGTAAAACCCTACTCCTGTGAAAACATAGATACAATGGCATATATATTAATGACATGGAAACTAAATCACCTGCATCTTTTGTTTGGATCAACAATAAAAATGTAAAAGATTTCAAATTAACATCTCACCCATAAGGATACATAAATATTCAATTTGGACAACTTCCTGAACGTTATAAATATATAAGGAAGTTTAGAATATGCTAAAAGGTATGGGAAGGAATTGTTCATACATCATTCTTCAAAGTTTTAACAAAGCAATCAATCGTGCTTTTGTAAGCAGAAGAATCTCCCATCATTCTTGACTTAACCTGAGAAAAGATGGAGTAAGAAAAATAAGTTAATCTGAGGTCGTATGCATCTAagaataaattcaaataaaccAGTACGTGAAATCAGGTAACCATATCATTTACTCCATACTTCACTGAGTGAACATATATTATTCATCCACTTTTACCTTACCGATCAGAGACTAGTTAACAACTTGTAATAATCAGAGCTTGAGCAAgagtatgacatgaaagtaaAGGATGAGATCATCAAAAGAACTGGTAAAAGTATTAACCAAGTGCATTGTTCTGCTTTCTGCTAACACACATGTGCGGTTATCTTATGTTATTAAGAACAATGACAGCTATGCACTAGAAACCAGGACTACTTTACGAACTACTTTACTAAAGATTGTCAGAAAGATTTCACACATAAACAAAGATTATAGATATATTACCACATCGACTGGTGAGCCAATACAGACGGCAAAGAAACCTGCCCCCAGACCGGCAAAAAGATGAGTGACAATATTGTCCTTAAACCCGGGAATTTTCAAAAGTGTCTGCATAGAAATTTTACACATTAAAAACGAGTGACAAGAGTTTTACTTCAAAAGGGAATGATGACCATTTATGATGAGTTTACCTGCTTCACTTGATCATAACTGGCTAGTTCAGCAGCATTAATGATAGCATTACGTGCAATGTTAGGTCCAATTCCAGTCCAGAGAGCCCCAACTCCCTCCTGATTTTTGCAACATACCCACATTTAAAAGTCAGAAAAAGAACAAATCAATGCTGCTCCCTGAAATTtctttaggaaaaaaaaaaatccagtaTCAATGCACAACCTGTCTCAAAATGGTGGAATATGCATTCAGTGCGCCAGAATAGCGCCTTGGTGCACCTGGTGGTAATTTTCCCTCAGCTTGAAGTCTAACTTTTACAAGATCAGTTGGATTTGCCACTGTGATTGCTAGAGCACCTATTCATACAAAAGTACGCACTTGCATTAAATCAAACAGCAAAGAACACAGCATAAGTGCAAATAATACTGCCTATCTTTCCATCTTGGAaatggaggaaaaaaaaaaatccaacttCCAGTCAAATCAATGATAAGCCACCACTAAGATAAGACAAAGATCCATATATAGTTCACAGGACAACTTTCTTCTTTCCCTAAACTAGCAGAAATAAACTGTAAATCCAATAGCATCCAACCATGCTTAGTTGCTCACCTGTTGTCAAGGCAGCAAGAATTTTCTTTGTTAAAGGAACATCTCCAACGAAGTCATTGCCCACATATAAGGTCTTAATCTGTCAAGCACACAATTCATACACTAATATTAGATACCATAAAACAAAGATATCACATACATAAAAGAGACCCAAACAATCTGCATTCAACAAAAAGTGTCGAGACATACAGGATCATACAACCCAATTCTCAAACCACCATACAGGCACTGACGATGCAACCCGGGTACAATTCCTTTCCAAAGAGCTGATAGACCTTCTTCCCTGGCTACAGTAGCAACCGTGCCCAGCATACCCCTGTATTTAGGTAAGGCCACTACATCACCCGCAACCGCAACACCTTTCTTTTGGAGCTGAAGCCTAACTTTAGCAGTGTCCAAAGGAATAGTACAAATCTGCACCAAGTTGATCAAAAGCACACTTAACTCAACATTTTTCTAAGCAACCATGTAAACAGAAATCAATCAACCAATTTTCTGCCTCTACTGAATTGTGGGTGTGGTGTACATCTATACAACTGCTCCATTGCAACAACCCAAATTATGCATCCATGGCAATACTGGGTCTCCTAGAATTAACCCACAGAGCAAAAAATATTGTTCTTTCATGCACAATATGAAGATCAACCTACAATTCTCAAAGCAATATCAAGAACAATATCGTTCTTTCTCTCATGCACAATATCTGGGCTCAATCATAAACCCATATGATACAGCAAAATTCTCAGCTTGACATTTCTAATACATCAGAGACCGATTAGACTCGTTGTTGACTACAAAATCAAGACGTTGAAAAAATCCAAAGAGGGTTCAAATTTGATAGTGAAAAAGAAGTGCGATGAGTGTGATCAGAGCTAGAAAGAGTGATTACCTCAGCAAAGCAAGCGGAGAAGGCGCTGCTGGCAAAAGTTCCGGCGAAGGAAATGTCGGGTTTCTTGTTATCCGCCACCATGACTGAGCTGACGACGGACTAAACAAAACCCAGGCGAatcgaaagaagaagaagaagaaaatagagaCGGAGGTGATTAGGTTTTAATAGATACGaagaaatgaagagagagagagagagagagcccaaaTTGGCCAAATGGGTGCAAAACGCGAATCTCGGGAAAACCAACCCCCGCAGGCTTTGGGATTTGGGttttctctcctcttcttctccttttctgTTTTCTCCTGGTCATCCtcatttgtttcctttttcGCATTTCCCACCTTTTCACTTTCGTGCTTATGCTCCTTTCGCAATTTGCTGCACCCACCGAATTCCTGCCAATTGTTACTCTCCACGTGGAAATACAGGGTACTAGAGTAATTTGTGAGCCGCAACTGTGGACTGTGATTGACGTGGCAATATTCGATTTGGTCAGATGGGTTATACAAAATgtatcttctcaaaaaaaaaaaaaaatgcgtgAATGTAGAAGTAGAACCAAATTTGGTGACTAATTCCTTTTAAACCCGTGAACGGCCAAAATAAGGAAAGAATTTGCACTAAACATATTTAATAGCGTGGGGGTGATTAAATAAGGTGAAGTATAGAGAACAATAGTTGGCCATATGAATCGGATAATGATTTTCTTGAGGCCAATTAGGGATTCCGGGTGGACTAATCTAACTGAGTCCGAGGTTAAAAAAGATGACG
This region includes:
- the LOC133720359 gene encoding mitochondrial uncoupling protein 1, producing MVADNKKPDISFAGTFASSAFSACFAEICTIPLDTAKVRLQLQKKGVAVAGDVVALPKYRGMLGTVATVAREEGLSALWKGIVPGLHRQCLYGGLRIGLYDPIKTLYVGNDFVGDVPLTKKILAALTTGALAITVANPTDLVKVRLQAEGKLPPGAPRRYSGALNAYSTILRQEGVGALWTGIGPNIARNAIINAAELASYDQVKQTLLKIPGFKDNIVTHLFAGLGAGFFAVCIGSPVDVVKSRMMGDSSAYKSTIDCFVKTLKNDGPLAFYKGFIPNFGRLGSWNVIMFLTFEQAKKFVKSIESK